Proteins from a genomic interval of Nitrosomonas sp.:
- a CDS encoding IS5 family transposase, with product MSFADAEYANKGKVTRREKFLDQLDGLLPWQAMIDVIEPHYAPGNGRGRKPFALELMLRAHVAQIIYNYSDPGMEDALYEIESLRRFCGIRLEAVPDESTILQFRHLLEKHGLMDQIFQVINQTLGERGLFLKAGTIVDASLIAAPTSTKNKSRSRDPEMHSSKKGNQWFFGSKFHIGVDHETGLVHTLKVTSGHVSDVAEAAALLHGEEQFVHGDAGYQGLDKRPEMPAESPPACVIAMRPGKLARLTKDDSGAAQLLRGAARELAKRRAKVEHVFRDIKIRFGYAKNRYRGLAKNAARLTFLTAIANVIRGDAYERRCLVASEI from the coding sequence ATGAGTTTTGCTGATGCCGAATACGCCAATAAGGGCAAAGTCACGCGCCGCGAGAAGTTTCTCGATCAACTTGATGGATTATTGCCTTGGCAGGCTATGATTGATGTTATTGAACCACACTATGCGCCAGGCAATGGGCGTGGCCGCAAACCATTTGCCTTGGAATTGATGCTGCGCGCGCATGTTGCGCAAATTATCTACAACTATTCCGATCCGGGCATGGAAGATGCGCTGTATGAGATTGAATCACTGCGCCGTTTTTGCGGCATTCGTCTGGAAGCCGTGCCGGATGAAAGCACCATTTTGCAATTTCGGCATTTACTGGAAAAACACGGGTTAATGGATCAGATCTTCCAGGTCATCAACCAAACGCTGGGTGAGCGTGGGTTGTTCTTGAAAGCCGGCACCATCGTCGATGCCAGCCTGATTGCCGCGCCGACTTCAACCAAAAATAAGAGCCGGTCGCGTGATCCAGAAATGCATTCCAGCAAAAAGGGCAATCAATGGTTTTTCGGCAGCAAGTTTCATATCGGCGTCGATCATGAAACCGGGTTGGTGCATACGCTCAAAGTAACCTCGGGGCATGTCAGCGACGTTGCCGAAGCCGCCGCCCTGCTGCATGGCGAGGAACAGTTTGTTCATGGCGATGCCGGATATCAGGGGCTGGATAAACGCCCGGAGATGCCGGCGGAAAGCCCTCCAGCCTGCGTGATCGCGATGCGTCCGGGCAAACTGGCCAGGCTCACGAAAGACGATTCCGGGGCGGCTCAACTACTGCGCGGTGCCGCCCGTGAGCTGGCGAAACGCCGCGCCAAAGTCGAACACGTGTTTCGGGATATCAAAATCCGCTTTGGGTATGCTAAAAATCGCTATCGCGGCCTGGCCAAAAATGCGGCCCGTTTGACCTTCCTGACAGCCATTGCCAACGTCATCCGTGGTGATGCTTATGAACGTCGATGTCTTGTTGCGTCTGAAATTTGA
- a CDS encoding HesA/MoeB/ThiF family protein: MNDQQLLRYSRHLLLPEIDIAGQERLAQSKVLIVGAGGLGSPTALYLAASGIGKLLICDHDKVDLTNLQRQILHDTAAIGKLKAESAKKFLRRINPEIQITPLTEYATEVLLDQHLETVDAVVDASDNFTTRHIINQACLKYQKPLISGAVMRFDGQITLFDLRDAASPCYHCLFPIAGDSDDPNCAIMGVFSPLAGIVGCIQAAETIKVLLGIGETLNGRLLLINGLTMRLDSLNLRKDPLCPACSKQAAR; the protein is encoded by the coding sequence GTGAATGATCAGCAGCTATTACGTTATAGTCGACATCTGCTATTACCCGAAATAGATATTGCTGGACAAGAAAGACTGGCACAATCCAAGGTTTTAATTGTTGGAGCGGGTGGTTTGGGCTCGCCAACTGCGCTCTATCTTGCAGCCAGCGGAATTGGTAAGCTATTGATTTGTGACCACGACAAAGTAGATCTGACCAATCTGCAGCGACAGATTCTCCACGATACTGCTGCGATCGGCAAACTAAAAGCAGAATCTGCAAAGAAATTCTTACGGCGCATCAATCCAGAAATTCAAATTACCCCACTCACCGAATATGCGACTGAAGTACTGCTCGATCAACATCTGGAAACAGTTGATGCAGTAGTTGACGCCAGCGATAACTTCACAACACGCCACATCATTAACCAGGCCTGTCTCAAATATCAGAAACCATTAATATCCGGAGCAGTGATGCGGTTTGATGGACAAATCACACTGTTTGATCTACGTGATGCGGCAAGTCCTTGCTATCACTGCCTGTTTCCAATAGCAGGCGATAGCGATGACCCCAATTGTGCGATCATGGGCGTATTTTCTCCACTGGCCGGCATAGTCGGCTGCATACAGGCGGCTGAAACGATCAAAGTATTACTAGGGATTGGCGAAACACTCAATGGTCGATTGCTACTTATTAATGGGCTAACCATGCGGTTAGACTCACTTAATTTAAGAAAGGATCCTCTTTGTCCTGCCTGCAGCAAACAAGCAGCTAGGTAA
- a CDS encoding S41 family peptidase, whose translation MRNFATKTGLILIGIITGILVSLNFSAIADKRTDNALQSLPVEELRAFSQVFGRIKSDYVEPVEDKKLITEAINGMLVGLDPHSAFLDAEDYKELQIGTQGEFGGLGIQVTMEDGLVKVISPIEDTPAFFAGVKTGDLIIKIDDTAVKGMTLNDAIKKMRGKPNSSVVLTIAREGETEPLTFSLVRAIIKIESVKSKLIEPGYAYIRITQFQERTGENLAEAINKLYSESKIPMKGLVLDLRNDPGGLLNSAVAVSAAFLPRNALVVYTDGRTEDAKMKLHASPEFYLRKSGKDFLATLPENIKTLPMITLVNGGSASASEIVAGALQDHKRSVVMGSQTFGKGSVQTILPLSNSTAIKLTTARYYTPNGQSIQAKGITPDILDDEAGDNPRLLREADLNRHLSNGIDAKISDIASSKKNNTSSNKAKNNKNKGKDKNTPAEFGSSDDTLLTKAVTHLKSMSRPIKQKTSKL comes from the coding sequence ATGCGCAATTTTGCAACGAAAACCGGTTTGATTCTTATTGGAATAATTACCGGTATTTTGGTTAGTCTCAATTTTTCAGCCATCGCCGACAAACGAACTGATAATGCACTGCAGTCTCTTCCTGTTGAAGAATTAAGAGCTTTTTCCCAGGTTTTTGGTCGCATCAAAAGTGACTATGTCGAGCCTGTCGAAGACAAAAAACTTATTACTGAAGCAATCAATGGCATGTTGGTTGGGCTGGATCCGCATTCAGCTTTTCTGGATGCAGAAGATTACAAAGAACTGCAAATTGGTACGCAGGGTGAATTTGGCGGGCTGGGTATTCAAGTCACCATGGAAGATGGACTAGTCAAAGTTATTTCTCCTATTGAGGATACACCTGCTTTTTTTGCTGGTGTCAAAACGGGAGATTTGATTATCAAAATTGATGATACCGCTGTCAAGGGTATGACGCTCAACGATGCCATCAAAAAAATGAGAGGCAAACCCAATAGCAGTGTTGTGCTGACAATCGCCCGCGAGGGTGAAACTGAGCCTCTGACTTTCAGCCTGGTACGGGCCATTATCAAAATCGAGAGTGTCAAATCTAAACTGATTGAACCGGGATATGCCTATATCCGGATCACCCAGTTTCAGGAACGTACCGGAGAAAATCTAGCGGAAGCAATTAATAAACTGTACAGCGAAAGTAAAATACCTATGAAGGGGCTGGTGTTGGATTTACGCAATGACCCCGGGGGGTTGTTAAATAGTGCCGTTGCGGTATCGGCAGCGTTTCTGCCGCGTAACGCTCTGGTCGTTTATACCGATGGCCGCACCGAAGATGCAAAAATGAAATTACATGCCAGTCCAGAATTTTACCTGCGCAAATCAGGTAAAGATTTTCTCGCCACTCTCCCAGAAAATATCAAGACTTTGCCGATGATTACACTGGTGAATGGTGGCTCCGCTTCAGCTTCAGAAATTGTGGCAGGTGCACTGCAGGATCACAAGCGATCCGTTGTAATGGGATCCCAAACCTTTGGCAAAGGTTCGGTACAGACTATTTTGCCATTAAGTAACAGTACCGCGATCAAACTTACAACCGCTCGTTACTACACCCCTAATGGCCAATCAATTCAGGCAAAAGGTATTACACCAGATATTCTCGACGATGAAGCTGGCGACAATCCACGCTTACTCCGCGAGGCTGATCTTAATCGCCACTTAAGTAATGGTATCGATGCCAAAATTAGCGATATAGCAAGCAGCAAGAAAAATAATACATCGTCCAACAAAGCAAAAAATAATAAAAACAAGGGCAAGGATAAAAATACACCAGCTGAATTTGGATCCAGCGACGATACGTTATTAACTAAAGCAGTTACACATTTGAAATCTATGTCGCGCCCAATAAAACAGAAAACTTCCAAATTATAA
- a CDS encoding peptidoglycan DD-metalloendopeptidase family protein encodes MALISRKLLKVISLQLVIWLPVHSGLHAESKTAQGNQKQLQDVQTRIKSLQKELTDKEAAKSKTADTLSDIERLVSSLQQKLLQLKQQQSGISNELARLQRSSKQVRSEMLTKQMQLGELLYFQNLINKSDYLSLFLKQKNPNEITRKLYYYRYLVQSRSAHIDELRNLHEQLSNLTQNQANQHEKFKQAQQEYFEQMQLLTAEKAKHTDLLAQLSREASKKNKTLSELKQDEQHLSNLVNRLNRQLAQKKPLIPEKFSGTAILRNDQLPTANAQNNSFVSMKGKLRLPVRGELVNRFGSPRERKGIKWNGLFIRAADGNEVKAIASGQVIFAEWIRGFGNFIILDHGNDYMSLYGHNNALVKHVGEKVRGGDTIAVVGNSGGNTQSGLYFELRYKGKPFDPLTWMSIK; translated from the coding sequence ATGGCATTGATATCACGAAAATTACTCAAGGTCATCTCGCTGCAATTAGTCATCTGGCTTCCTGTCCATTCTGGGCTGCATGCCGAAAGCAAAACTGCTCAGGGCAATCAGAAGCAATTGCAAGATGTACAAACACGCATAAAAAGTCTGCAGAAGGAGTTGACTGACAAAGAGGCCGCCAAAAGCAAAACTGCGGATACCCTGAGTGATATTGAGCGATTAGTCAGCAGTCTGCAACAGAAACTTCTACAGCTGAAACAGCAACAATCCGGGATCAGCAATGAGCTTGCTCGATTGCAACGCTCCTCCAAGCAGGTTCGTAGCGAAATGCTGACCAAGCAAATGCAATTGGGGGAATTACTCTATTTCCAGAACTTAATCAACAAATCGGATTACCTGTCATTATTTCTCAAGCAGAAAAATCCTAATGAAATTACACGCAAGCTTTACTATTATCGTTATCTAGTGCAGTCTCGTTCCGCGCATATCGACGAATTACGTAACTTACACGAACAACTGTCAAACTTAACCCAGAATCAAGCCAATCAACACGAAAAATTCAAGCAAGCACAGCAGGAATATTTTGAACAAATGCAATTACTGACAGCAGAAAAAGCAAAGCATACGGATTTGTTGGCGCAACTGTCACGTGAAGCCAGCAAGAAAAACAAAACATTATCTGAGCTTAAGCAGGATGAGCAGCACTTATCAAATCTTGTCAATAGACTTAACCGTCAGCTTGCTCAAAAAAAACCATTGATTCCTGAAAAATTTTCTGGAACAGCCATACTGCGTAACGATCAGCTTCCGACGGCTAACGCTCAGAACAATTCGTTTGTTTCTATGAAAGGGAAATTACGCCTACCCGTGCGAGGGGAACTTGTCAACCGTTTTGGCAGTCCACGTGAACGTAAAGGAATTAAGTGGAACGGGTTATTTATTCGAGCAGCCGATGGTAATGAGGTCAAGGCCATTGCCAGTGGACAGGTTATCTTCGCAGAATGGATACGCGGTTTTGGAAATTTCATTATTCTGGATCATGGCAACGACTATATGAGTCTCTACGGACACAATAATGCGCTGGTCAAACACGTAGGAGAAAAAGTCAGGGGTGGTGACACAATTGCCGTAGTTGGTAATAGCGGCGGAAACACTCAATCAGGTTTATACTTTGAACTCAGATACAAGGGTAAACCGTTTGATCCACTAACCTGGATGAGCATCAAGTAA
- the gpmA gene encoding 2,3-diphosphoglycerate-dependent phosphoglycerate mutase, with product MKKLVLLRHGESIWNQENRFTGWTDVDLTARGIDEARAAGQLLRSNGFNFDLAYTSVLKRAIRTLWLTLDEMDRMWIPIKLNWRLNERHYGALQGLNKAETARQYGDEQVLIWRRSYDTRPPEITMEDERYPGFDSRYSKIIKNEIPLAESLKDTVNRFLPYWNDIIAPQVRGGANVIIVAHGNSLRALIKHLDQVSDQAILNYNIPTGIPLVYEFEENLKPIRSYYLGNAEQIEEAMHAVASQAKT from the coding sequence ATGAAAAAACTCGTTCTCCTGCGTCATGGAGAAAGTATCTGGAATCAGGAAAATCGTTTCACGGGATGGACTGACGTTGATTTGACAGCGAGAGGTATTGATGAAGCCAGAGCAGCTGGTCAGTTACTACGGAGCAACGGCTTTAATTTTGATCTGGCCTATACATCCGTTCTAAAACGTGCCATTCGCACGTTGTGGCTCACTTTAGATGAAATGGATAGGATGTGGATACCCATTAAACTTAACTGGCGGCTCAATGAACGTCATTATGGGGCCCTGCAAGGATTAAACAAGGCAGAGACGGCCAGACAGTACGGTGATGAACAGGTGCTGATCTGGCGACGGAGCTACGATACCCGACCGCCGGAAATCACTATGGAAGACGAACGCTATCCCGGATTTGATTCCCGGTATAGCAAAATAATTAAAAATGAAATTCCACTGGCCGAAAGCCTCAAAGATACGGTTAATCGTTTTTTGCCCTACTGGAATGACATCATTGCCCCACAGGTCAGAGGAGGCGCCAATGTGATCATTGTTGCACACGGGAATTCCTTGCGTGCCTTGATCAAGCATCTGGATCAGGTATCGGATCAGGCCATTTTAAATTACAACATCCCCACAGGGATTCCACTTGTTTATGAGTTTGAGGAAAACCTTAAGCCAATCAGAAGTTATTATCTTGGCAATGCCGAGCAAATAGAGGAAGCCATGCATGCAGTAGCCAGCCAGGCGAAGACCTGA